DNA sequence from the Coffea eugenioides isolate CCC68of chromosome 9, Ceug_1.0, whole genome shotgun sequence genome:
TAAAGTGGTTGAATATTATGCAATAAAATAGGCCAGATATTTCAATACCCAATCAGCACAAATTTTTTGCTCTGAACAAATCATATACTATACAAGGTGGAGCCTTACTCAGGTTGATCAGGTGCATCTTCTGGGTTGACACTAATCATGTACATGTCCTCCTTTGGCTCATTTGCGGGGTCTTCTAATATGTCTCCCTAAACAAAAATATAGTAGCAAGCAATGGAAACTACATTTAGGTCGTAGATCATCAGTTCACAAAACTAAGAGGATGCAAAAACAACAGTTAAACAAAAGCGATTCTCATTAAAACAACGACGCAAATAGCAGGATATGAACAGAATCTGGCACCAGATCTGCTTTTCTAATGAACAATAAGACTAAGTTCAGAATGTTTCTAGAAAGAAACCAAGTTAAATAGCTTCTTTCCTGTTTGGTTCACAGGGAGATTCTGAACCTTACAAAGGGGAAGGAGGAAAGGGCAGGGATTGAGAGTCGAACCCAGGGCCTTATGGTCATTGGCAAATGTCCCTACCAGCTAAGCTGGGTCCTGGGGACAAGTTAAATAGCTTATAACATCTGTTTTCGCCTACTTTTAAAGCCATGACCTGTAATAAGCACTATAACCTAGTTGGCATCCAAACAGATAAAACCATAGTAATTACTATGTTCTAATGTTTCCAGGCTCACTATTTTGCATTCTATTATCTCGAGAACCTTAGCTGCTAtttatttatgatttttttaCTAGACCGAATTGACTAATGATTCAATAGATAAGATCACCTTTCTATCTTTGGGAAGGAAAGCAGTATGCAAACCAGCTAAGCCAAGATAATAGGTGAGCAAACTTCCTAACCAGGATAGCAAGAACTTCACACTGAACTGAATACCAGAATGTTATAATTTACTAGCATGACATCTTGGTGAAGCTGCTAGTCAAGTGCTTTGGGGTTTGCAATGAAAGCATTCTGCTTTCTTGTATGCCTAAACATCATTTAAAAAATCATAATAAGCTGGAATTACTTTTCAAGAAAGGTAGTCATGCTATTACCTCATGACTGAGATGCCACAGGTTTCTGTCTCTGCTATAGATTGATTTCTTTGTAACTGGAACTGGAATACTGTGTTTCTTAGCATACTCAATAGCATCTTCTCTACCCCTTATTTCCCATTCCCTCCAAGGGGCAACAACACTAAGTTCGGGATTCAGAGCAAAGAAAGTCAGCTCAAAACGTACCTGCAACAGCAAGAGTCAGGTATACTCCCCAATAACATGAACTACTAGAAACATCACATTGTTCGTAGAAGAAAATATGATCAAATAACAATCAAATTAATAAAGATCAATTCTGAAGCATGCCTGATCATTGCCCTTTCCTGTGCATCCATGTGATACTGCATCTGCTCCAACTTCTCTCGCAACATCAACCATTGCCTGggatttgttaaaaaattaagGTGCAAagctaaaagaaaatttaacgGACAGATAATGCCACCTATGAAATGAGAACCCTACTATAAGAATATTGTGTAAACTCAGCACCATGGAGCTTTAACATAGATTAACAAAAATGCTTCTATAGCGAGTTTCAAAATGATTCTGTGGAATGTTGGATCCAATATAACAACATACACACATTAAAGTTACTTCCTTGACAAACTGCTTAACAGAAATTAAGGGTGAAAGTGGGAAGagggtatttttgttttttttttgtgggtatttttgttgggggggggggagaggAGGAGGACTTGCAAAAGACTCGTCTCCAACTGttgcaaggaaaagaaggaaagaaagggaaGGAATACTCAAAGAGTGAAACTCTTTAAGACACACGACTCCATGGTGCATATTTTAGTTATTTACTTCACATAGTTTACCTTTGCAATTACAGGGCGAGCCATTGAGGTACCCAGTAAATACTTCCTCTCATAAATGGCGCCAGCTCTCAAGCAAGGAAATATGTAATCTTTCACAAATTCCTCCTTCAAATCTTTCACCACTAACTGACAAGCTCCACTTGCTTTTGCCTTCTCTTCTAAACCTTCCAATTCTTTAATACCCTTTAAATAGAATTCAGCATTAAGTGTCAGATATAGAGACAAGCTTCTAATGTAATCTGGCAATATTATGAACAATAGTGATAATCTGCTCCTAGAGAATAAAATGAATAGTAGCACATATACAAAGGAATGTCTACGGCACTAAATATGAAAAAAGTGTCCACAATGTAGCCCATTCTCACTTACTTGGCCGACATCTGCTGTGAAGCAAACAACCTCACAACCATAATTCTCTCTGCAACATGAAGAAAAtttagacatgcaaaacacgaGCAGGATCAGAACAAGGAAAATAATATCTCTATTCATAGAAAGCATAAAATGAATATACCAGTCAATACAAACCAAGTATAATCCATGTAATTACCACAGTATATTAACTGAACAGAGAAATCTGTCTGCTTAACTTTTATCTCAACCTCACCCATTACAGCTCCATAAACAAGAAATCTACAAATTACACAAGCGTCTGCACTACTTCTGTACAAAATTTTATGTAATCACCCAATTTGGCttcatttgtttttttaaaaGTAATAGGTACACATACAGCAATGACACATCCGAGTTCCCAGAGCAAATAGAGTATCACTCTTTAGAAAATGTCAATTTAGCAGTCATATTTGAGAACATAGAGAACATATCAATCAAAGGTTACCTGAGCCAAGGTACAATGACAGAGGTATCTAGACCACCACTATAGGCTAGCACCACCTTGTCCAATTTTTTACGTAGAACTTTCCCTTCTGTGACACCAGCAGGAATTGACTCCTTATCACTGGCTATAACAGCACGGATAGCTGCATCATCAGTTAAGCATATGTGTCACATCAGAAAATATAGCTAATAAGAAACCTTATAGCAACTAACCCAAGAATTTAAAATACAATGCTAACAAAATTGGCAACCAATAAATGGACCACAAAATTTACCTATAACACCTCAATTTTGTCAATGATGCAAATTCGTATAAATATGTTAGAGAATAATAGTCATCATTCAGTACCAACCCAAATTCCTTTTCTGATTTTTGATATTCATGTTTGAGCAGCACAAAGATATTATAATGCAAATATAGAAGGGATGTCCCCAATCTTAACAAAAAACACAGACAACAAAAATTTATTCCCATCCATTTAAGCAAACTAACTTCTTTGAAACTGAATCTTGCCCATTATTCCCATCCATTTAACATTTCATTTTGGGGCGTGAACGGGAATGTTTACAATGAGAAAGATAAACAAGAAGCTAAGATTCAATTAATTAGTTTCTAAACATATAACACCATTTGAGTATTTCTTTTGCTCAaaatgaggaaaaaaatgaaaagactGTATACCAAATTTATTGATGCGAATCGGAGCCAAATTCTTCGAGCTGCAGTGAGCAATAGAATGTCCACCCGCTTTCACCCCTAGCTGCcattagaagaaaaagaaaataagtgaaaaaaattcaaaacccAGCACTTAAAAAACGAGCaacagaaaataaaacaaaaaaaaaatagaaaagcaGTACAATTACTTACCTCGTGCAAAGGTAGCGAGGTAGCCGCCTTTCCAGACAAATCTGCAGACAACATTAAAATCCCAAAATCTTTCAGGAAAACCCTTTATTTTGAAGGTAAAAAATGAAAGGATAAATCCAGAGTTAAAAAGGTTGAGACCATATTTTACCTGTTCTGGAGGCATGAGGGAAGAGATTAAGTGAAGTACAAGAAGAAATTGCTCGACACTGAGTCATTCTGTTCGAATGATGATACAAGGACAGAAATACGCCCTCAGAACCAGAGGTATGAGCAGAGGTGGGTGGAGGTGTAGGCGGAGGACCGTCAAATAAGCTCTAATTCTTCTTCTAGTTGTAAGTGGTGCAGCTGCAgggttttgaattttttaacaGATACAATAAAAGGGTTTTGAACTTTTCCTCATGCTgttatcttttttatttatttaattggAAGAAACAAATAGATCAACCAATTATGCAAGAGAACTACTACTATTAAAAAGTATCAATCActctgttcttttctttttccatatATAAAGAGATATAGAATGATTATAGAATTACAAACAAATGCTTTAAATAAATTACTAACATTTAATACAGAACCGTAAAATAACATGAATCAACAGTATATACCACACCCCCATACAGGAGAAGTATACAATTTAACCAATCCCAAAACAAGAATCTAATAAATGCATCCATCACAGTTGGTGGGACCAGACGAAACATAATAACAGTTAAAATTCTGATATCAATTACATTCTTCAACTGTAAGcttcttctcattttttttctaggAATCAAGCAGAACAAATGTAGGTCGTtcatgatggatgatttcttgtTTAAGTTTACGATTACTAGAACTGTTGAATCAAAATGCTAGAACGGAGGCTTTGACCATGATTTTCAGAGAATTTTAGggtataaaaaaatttttaaaaaaaattacccgtgagagagagagagagctggaAGAGCTGGAAAATGTCGCTTCTTTGGAGCTGCAACCACGATAGAGAGGGAGAAAGCGTGGGCGTCGCAGGCCTCGCTAGCTGGAAGAAGCGTAGGAGAAGAAGAGGTGCTCTGTTTTGATTCCGTAAGTGGGGTGGGGGCCGCACCTGAATAAGGGATGAGGAATATAGGGTTTGACAATAATGATATTTATTTTGCAACTAAGTCCCTTTATTTtgactttattattttttaacaaGTAACTTAATCTCTTTACAATTTTGcacttttttaatataatttcaGCCCCTTGTACTtaaaaattttatcttttctaaCCCAACTTATGGTTCTTTTCAACCTAATTGCACATTTTAttgaactttttatttttttaaaaaaaatacactttATACCTAATGTTACATGGACTTGCCATTCGTTCCCAGCACAAATAATCAGGGAGGATACAAAATTTTTGTAAAGTTACATGCTAGTGACCCTTTGGAGGTTACTAGCATATTCATTGGAAAAAAATatggctttcttttttttttttttggcttgatGCCGATTGTAAAGTTACCAGAAGCCAGTCACTTATGGGTGACTAtgactgtagacaccaaattttggtgtaatttcatttattaattattttttttagtctgtgctcgtttttttcactttttagtttttagttttttagttttttgtgttattattatttttaagtttttagcatagaatttcttgaaaatgaaaaaaaaggaaaaagaagaaaaaagtgaaaaatgatgaaaaatgaaaaatgaaaggaaaagaatgaaaatggcaaaaataggtggaagtgtgcatgttgaacaagtgtacaaaacaatcatgggacaagtggttaaggaatttgagggacaagtgtcccttttgtttaattgacaacacaacatttaggaggacacttgtttagcttagaagggaggtttgagaattggaaggaaaaaaaagaaaagaggccacggatgagagaaaaacagaaaagggGGGAGGTTTTCAACGAGAGCAAGAAAAACAGGGGAGAGGATTCGGCTAAAGAGgggagcaaaaagaaaaaacagagaagGGGGCTTCGGTTGAAAGGGGAAGACAACAAACCAGAGAAACAGAGGAAGAACTGGAACCACTGCCACCCGGAGCTGCCATCGCCGGAATCCGCCACTGCCAACCCCCCCGTCCCTGGCCACTGCTATCAGCAAGGCCTCGCCGAGGAAACGTGAATGGTCCTGAATCCCAGAATTTGAGAGATATGTCGAAGAAGGAGATGGGTTTGGGTTGGATGCTATAATTAAAGCACACCGCTGGAATCTGCCGTCGTCCACAAATTTCACCAAGCAAGAGCACCGTAAGTTTTTTCTTCCctctttaaatttcagtttcggTCAAGTTATTGAAATGGTTTGCTGGGAgcattttgtttcaattttggtGCTGATTGTTCATGTTTCTTTGAAATACATATGCTTCGTATGTTGACTGGGCAAGAATCCTTGTTGTTGTTGATAATTTTGAGGCCAATTATAGCTCCAATGGAACAAAAAAGTAGTGAAATCTTTAATGCCCGTAACCTGTTCGGCGAAATGCCCAACTGAGAATTTTAATTGCAAGATAACTTGTCTGCATCTCCATGTGAAGAAAACGGCTAAGCCGGCCAATCCCTTTCCTCatattttgagaacttttgATGCATTGCCGTTTTACATTTTTGCTGTTTCCTTTTATTTCCTGTCATATGAATCCGAGCTAGTGTTTTGGGGAAATTTTGTTGTCTgttggaatgattgcaactaaAACTAAATCTCTGGTTTAGCTGATTGAAAAGAACGGTAATGTTGATTGATGTAGCTCGGTGAGGAAGATGATGATTTCTCCAAAGTTGCAATTCCCGACTCTTTATTTCTCCTTCTTTGTAATTTAACCCCAAGGCTTCCAGAACTTCATAATTCGACCCCAAAACCCTCATAAGTCCTTCGATTAGGTCCCTACTTTAGTTTTGTTTGAACCTCTCATGTGTCCCTTATTCTGATGTGGCCCAAAAATTGGGAAAATGAGCTCGTTCTTTCTTTAGATTTAAATTAACTCTTAATATGCATAAGAAGTCTTTTAGttagattaattcttgttttttatCATTATGATGACTTGATAATTTAGTTGTTTTGCTAATCATGTTGGTTTTAGTTTTATGGGTTTGagtttttttggataaatttgtTTGATTGGGATTGAGAATTGGGTTTGATAAATTTGTTTGGGTCTCTGGCTTGGGCTTAGGAAGTAGAAGCCCACCAGATTTGTTGGAAGTTTTGGGGTCATAAACAATAGGCTGGCCCATTCTTTTGTTTCGGACTCCTGTTGGGCTAAAGGGTTAAATCCCATCAGTTTGGTTGGATCATTCTTGGGGTCAGAATAGTAGACTAGTCCATCTTTTTTTGCTTGGGTTTCGATTGGGCTAGGAAGGCTTTGGcccaagtaaataaataaaatggcccaGTGGCTTGATCCATTAGGAAACCAGAGGACgaatttgcaaatcagtccctgtacttttctttaatttctctGTGGCCCTAgatattttcaacttctttcaattgggtccttaacttaattgcaaataggcccttgaattttatttttctttaattttgaccccaaaactttgttaatttttgcaatcaagtcctcttttcttttgacttcttacaTGTGGGTTgctgacatgatttaattgattcaaattcatgcttatttttatcctttgtgattatttgccaaataaattggtgccttgaccttttctttgtattttggaggataaatagttgatttcatttcattgggccccaattcaagggaggtaacctctatctctttgattttatttttcctatgtgaaccaacgtgctacgtgagaatatgcatgtctactttgctttctttgcctttctttaatttcttttatttatgtcatttacttttgctttttatttaagttattctttatggggtatgtgtacacctcttggcttgtaatagttagggatttaattattttattccttttcccccttttagattgtagtagggtctccctaatgtaatagatagggcttggaggagcattcaacgaagacctatcgaagtcatgtgcctagctagcaaatgtaatagttagggttttaattgtcttatgtgtcatgcatgcttagttactacgtgttaatttgctttgttagggcctcgcatctagtcgagcatgctaaatgttatgtgctatgtgtttataagtgtttggcatgtctactcgctttccatagcctgaatgaatatgatggatgaatgtacgtttccactagtccaacgctagtcggaattcatagaatgggctagtccaacgctagacccttagggatttcccctcgttagtacatgtttgcatgttcattacatgtcatacattcttttttagttttatcattttgcatgcccctcgaaccccttttccctccattttaggatttttgcatttcatgctagttatagggttcatttgcttgagagtccccttaaatatggaatatagacgagtgtggctttttctaagccttagcacgcttgtattccctctatcaaagggaaaattgagtcacgatttaggtctccccgtgcCCAATATGAATGCATTCCCTAGGATCATGCActttaaatccactctaccattttataccctcatGACACTTTCATCTTTCCtccccattttgcacacgtgcacctttatgttgcttcacttgcacacgaacactttatcatcacttgcacacatgcacttcatattatcatttcacataccgtaccttgcccactcacgtgcacattttcactTACATATTATTGCCTTTTATTACTTCTTCAAACTcctgtcctcacattgcatacatgcattccattcatttgcatcccactcgcattattcgtgacttctccaaaaggatcgttattgggcttcacaattaatgtgattggcaccactcagcctttgaagagaaatttcccccaatccccctaggtctaggttttgcattcatatagacatatccaatacgcgatacataccttgggtagaaaaattaggaaaaattggtttgagtcgcgcaactagccttggctaggtcaaaggggtgccttggattctatccttgccttcccctttgtcaaacgtgacccccgaacctttttctttggcttacgtgggctaggagtcgttttaaaaagggttttgctactttgtctttaaaaaacactttttgggtgacttggtacaccccaaatctataccaagtggcgactccgttttcatatttaaaaaaccctttttaaaatttcatttggccaaatcgtcgctttccaaagtcccatggcctttttacttttcatgttgcacacgttcacaccacacttcacacacacacacttattcgaatcgaaaagtggggcgcgacagttggcgactccactggggacgtttgagagtccgagcaaatttgatttaatcaacctttttcttcttttaactttcttatatattacatttggatgcttagggttgcatttttccttttgttaggatttttgcattttgcgcgtatcaaactactccatcgctcacgaatgtatgattgATTAATTGGATGAATgtttgtttatctcgcgcttgcattgcatttgggtgggggacattaccctagagcctcgcgttggttcttgatccctcccctccaaacgagcactagcatacgtgcatacgctttaattatttatcccttcatttatttttcttttagtggcttgtcacgccactccaccctattaggattaggtgatccgcttggacatgtgatcacgacacgatgtgtgtgtagcatgatccaatgggtcactcaatcttccgctttaagctatgggttgatagcctttagcttttagtcgaaggttggggattttgatagattcactcaaacacgtagccgtgacacgatgtgtgcgtagcggtgtttggggaatcgctcgagccaccgacaaagaaccttgggattgatgacccttggtttctaagtctgaaggctcggggacctgagcttatcaagtctagatgcattaacgaaccccaacctcatgcatccatattagaattgcctagggtagagtcgaccttaccctaaATTAAggacacgattcacgaggggaggggtccaacccctttcttccttttattgctttatttctttgtgttgatttcgttgctacaatgtgttatgtgtatttatcttggctgaactaacttttcttgattttgtgtccccattgcattcacaaaccctagcaaataagaggtctgacatgaccttcttttagaacctaccctcgtagataggttattgcacgtttaaagatttttggtatattgcattcatagattaataattgcatggcattctaagcctaccttggcgtataaaaggtccttttatgtcatttcaaattgcatgttttactgctttaataaactggcatcatgcataaaccctagaagggaatgccatttaggggatcccacgttagaAATAAACTAccttatgtctcggatatataatccaatgagacttgcacgtttacctttctcgtaccatccgaaggggtagtgcacaaggtaaggtaaggaTTTGATCTTTTTGAAGAGAATAAAGCAACTTTTGCACGTTAGAATATGAGCGTctgataatcactttttggccatttttaaacctaattggtaaaattcccttgcgtaaaaggacattaatttgaaggaaattcacaaatgattcctcattgttgagacgataaattgaggccaaatcgtgATTTtggaaggctcatagactattTTTTTTGAAGCCACCAATGGCCGGACGATTCAATCgatccattttatcaattcataatcaattttgaataaaccattcatttgaccaatttaccctttttagggtcgtccggtcaatttttgaggcatttatttgaccaatttaccctttttagggtcatccggtcgatttttgaaaaaatcattcaattcatttgaccaatttacccttttagggtgatttggtcgatttttgcataaatcatcaatctctctttcattcatttggccagttcacccatttttagggcaatcgaatcgattttgaataaatcaagtttcattcatttgaccaatctaccctttttagggtgattcgatcaatttttgaataaatcaaatttcatttaattcatttgaccagtttacctatttttagggcaacttggtcatttttaaataaatcatcaattttatccaatctatttgaccccttttttccctttttagggtttaagtctaagggtcaccgaataaattaattgagacATTGCAACCTCTTTTACACATTATTCCATGCGTCGATCAAagtagcaatccattcggacttttccctcattttaggacaaatgtctcttttcacttcaattggccaaatttttccaaatcatttttcactctagcggttgatcggattcatcaggtattgtatggtgcctaccctagaggattgcattttcatgctaggcctacccttggcataaaagggttcccccatagggcatgcataccgattttatggTTTTGATTACTAActttgggtatttttcttttgttttccccctcccctgcattcattaaaaaatgtttcaataagatggaaatattttcctatattgattcttgggcagatccaacaatggaaACATGAAAGACCCATTTGAAAGCTCTAGGCTgagagcttctaagagatttcataatcgctttcaaggaaaattctgtatatttgacttgttaatatatttttgtgtcaaaagaaatgaagacaaaaaggatatatatgtggagctctttagaagttttctatcctcatttgtatcgtaattgaatgagaaattttgtttcaaactttttcagcaataaaatttttggacaatcattgttttgtgtatatttatgtacatttcattctttattcttattcattggagatttcatgatgaattttaagaaataagactaaattgggattttttcaacctccggcctgaaaattcacaataagagtgttcagaattaaaagaggtcactcaaaaggccctatgagattccttttctccttcatttgaccccaaaataaaatcagtcacattgattgataaattggggcCATCCTTGCTTGAAAAATGCCTATTGGTTTAACCAGAtccaattcacatctaagtgaaagcaaaaatgtgcattattcttgtttgttttgaaaatttggaatgatactttgagcattcgtttctttatctatacacattttatcatttgctctcccatttgagcttttaaaagaataatttcatttcaaatgagcgccttgatgatcactaccctatattggaaaattttcaaatatcaaaaagggaatggattttcaataaccatttcgttactttggttgtcatgaagtatAAGAATGATGCATTGGCCATCATTTCTTCaatctaaacaccatttatcccttgcgtcctcatttgagccaaaataggtggttcttttcgaatgcacttatgatcgtaccccgcattggggagggagattgggaaattttaaaaaaagaaaaagaaaaggggaaaagcaaaaatgctcgaataaggagggaactgcaaattggggaaatttgactccacttgggttccgaattctgaaaaaaaggagaaaaggaagagatttgtccgcgtggatcgcctatgtttcacaaatatggatgaacaagggttttcctcaatcagttaattcagatacatgctaaaatttcccattaatgaatgtttcctttcagagttattgNNNNNNNNNNNNNNNNNNNNNNNNNNNNNNNNNNNNNNNNNNNNNNNNNNNNNNNNNNNNNNNNNNNNNNNNNNNNNNNNNNNNNNNNNNNNNNNNNNNNNNNNNNNNNNNNNNNNNNNNNNNNNNNNNNNNNNNNNNNNNNNNNNNNNNNNNNNNNNNNNNNNNNNNNNNNNNNNNNNNNNNNNNNNNNNNNNNNNNNNNNNNNNNNNNNNNNNNNNNNNNNNNNNNNNNNNNNNNNNNNNNNNNNNNNNNNNNNNNNNNNNNNNNNNNNNNNNNNNNNNNNNNNNNNNNNNNNNNNNNNNNNNNNNNNNNNNNNNNNNNNNNNNNNNNNNNNNNNNNNNNNNNNNNNNNNNNNNNNNNNNNNNNNNNNNNNNNNNNNNNNNNNNNNNNNNNNNNNNNNNNNNNNNNNNNNNNNNNNNNNNNNNNNNNNNNNNNNNNNNNNNNNNNNNNNNNNNNNNNNNNNNNNNNNNNNNNNNNNNNNNNNNNNNNNNNNNNNNNNNNNNNNNNNNNNNNNNNNNNNNNNNNNNNNNNNNNNNNNNNNNNNNNNNNNNNNNNNNNNNNNNNNNNNNNNNNNNNNNNNNNNNNNNNNNNNNNNNNNNNNNNNNNNNNNNNNNNNNNNNNNNNNNNNNNNNNNNNNNNNNNNNNNNNNNNNNNNNNNNNNNNNNNNNNNNNNNNNNNNNNNNNNNNNNNNNNNNNNNNNNNNNNNNNNNNNNNNNNNNNNNNNNNNNNNNNNNNNNNNNNNNNNNNNNNNNNNNNNNNNNNNNNNNNNNNNNNNNNNNNNNNNNNNNNNNNNNNNNNNNNNNNNNNNNNNNNNNNNNNNNNNNNNNNNNNNNNNNNNNNNNN
Encoded proteins:
- the LOC113782915 gene encoding argininosuccinate synthase, chloroplastic codes for the protein MTQCRAISSCTSLNLFPHASRTDLSGKAATSLPLHELGVKAGGHSIAHCSSKNLAPIRINKFAIRAVIASDKESIPAGVTEGKVLRKKLDKVVLAYSGGLDTSVIVPWLRENYGCEVVCFTADVGQGIKELEGLEEKAKASGACQLVVKDLKEEFVKDYIFPCLRAGAIYERKYLLGTSMARPVIAKAMVDVAREVGADAVSHGCTGKGNDQVRFELTFFALNPELSVVAPWREWEIRGREDAIEYAKKHSIPVPVTKKSIYSRDRNLWHLSHEGDILEDPANEPKEDMYMISVNPEDAPDQPEKVKIGIDAGLPVSVDGEKLSPASLLSKLNEIGKRHGIGRIDMVENRLVGMKSRGVYETPGGTILFTAVRELESLTLDRETMQVKDSLALKYAELVYAGRWFDPLRESMDAFMEEITKTTTGSVTLKLFKGSISVAGRESPYSLYRQDISSFESGQIYDQADAAGFIRLYGLPMRVRAMLDKGNLLYGVVQLSRGNLTKTESPSN